A genomic stretch from Canis lupus baileyi chromosome 3, mCanLup2.hap1, whole genome shotgun sequence includes:
- the TMED6 gene encoding transmembrane emp24 domain-containing protein 6 isoform X1, translating to MFPLLFGAGLVVLNLVTSARSQKTEPLSGSGDQLLFDGADRSDFAIMIPPGGTECFWQFARQTGYFYFSYEVQRTVGMSHDRHVAATAHTPQGFLIDSSQNVRGQINFSTKETGFYQLCLKNQQNHFGSVQVYLNFGVFYEGPEMDHKQKNERKRLNDTLDAIEESTWKVQNNIFHMWRYYNFARMRKMADFFLLQSNYNYVNWWSTAQSLVIVLSGILQLYFLKRLFNVPKTTDTKKPRC from the exons ATGTTCCCCTTGCTTTTTGGAGCTGGACTGGTAGTTTTGAACCTAGTGACTTCTGCTAGGAGCCAGAAGACAGAACCCCTCAGTGGCTCTGGGGACCAGCTGCTTTTTGATGGAGCGGATAGATCTGACTTTGCCATCATGATCCCTCCAGGAGGCACAGAATGCTTCTGGCAATTTGCCCGCCAGACTGGCTATTTCTATTTCAGTTATGAG GTGCAGCGGACAGTGGGAATGTCACATGACCGGCATGTTGCTGCCACTGCACATACGCCACAGGGTTTCCTCATAGACTCCTCTCAGAATGTTCGGGGCCAGATTAACTTCTCTACCAAAGAGACAG GTTTTTATCAGCTTTGTctaaaaaatcagcaaaatcaCTTTGGTTCTGTGCAAGTGTACCTCAATTTTGGAGTCTTCTATGAGGGGCCTGAAATGGACCACaaacagaagaatgaaagaaagcgACTGAATGATACTCTGGATGCAATTGAG GAGAGTACATGGAAGGTGCAGAACAATATCTTTCACATGTGGCGATACTACAACTTTGCGCGCATGAGGAAAATGGCtgactttttccttctccaatcaAACTATAACTATGTGAACTGGTGGTCAACAGCTCAGAGCCTTGTTATTGTTCTTTCTGGAATCCTGCAGCTGTATTTCTTAAAGCGTCTCTTCAATGTCCCAAAGACTACAGACACAAAAAAGCCAAGATGCTAA
- the COG8 gene encoding conserved oligomeric Golgi complex subunit 8 isoform X3: protein MAAPATVASPATASAAAAALGEVEDEGLLASLFRDRFPEAQWRERPDVGRYLRELSGSGLERLRREPERLAEERAQLLQQTRDLAFANYKTFIRGAECTERIHRLFGDVESSLGRLLGRLPSFQQSCRNFVKEAEEISSNRRMNTLTLNRHTEILEILEIPQLMDTCVRNSYYEEALELAAYVRRLERKYSSIPVIQGIVNEVRQSMQLMLSQLIQQLRTNIQLPACLRVIGFLRCMDIFTEAELRVKFLQARDAWLRSILTAIPNDDPYFHITKTIEACRVHLFDIITQYRAIFSDEDPLLPPVSSEHTVDESAIFYGWVLQRVSQFLQVLETDLHRGIGGRLDSLLGQCMYFGLSFSRVGVDFRGQLAPVFQRVAISTFQKAIQEAVEKFQDEMNSYTLISAPAILGSSNLPAAVPVTQPGTLQPPMVLLDFPPLACFLNNILVAFNDLRLCCPVALAQDVTRVLEDALAKVTKVILAFHRAEEAAFSTGEQELFVQFCTVFLEDLVPYLNRCLQVLFPPAQIAQTLGLDPKGEQVVWQASGWAARIIQHEMDHLQGCLFIDKMDSKTFTNIHWMEVND, encoded by the exons ATGGCGGCGCCGGCCACGGTCGCTTCGCCCGCCACGGCCTCGGCCGCCGCAGCGGCTCTCGGGGAGGTGGAGGATGAGGGGCTCCTGGCGTCGCTGTTCCGGGACCGCTTCCCCGAGGCCCAGTGGCGGGAGCGCCCCGACGTGGGCCGCTACCTCCGGGAGTTGAGCGGCTCGGGGCTGGAGCGGCTGAGGCGCGAGCCCGAGCGCCTGGCGGAGGAGCGAGCGCAGCTGCTGCAGCAGACGCGCGACCTGGCCTTCGCCAACTACAAGACCTTCATCCGCGGCGCCGAGTGCACCGAGCGCATCCACCGCCTCTTCGGCGACGTGGAGTCGTCCCTCGGCCGCCTGCTCGGCCGCCTGCCCAGCTTCCAGCAGAGCTGCAG AAACTTTGTGAAAGAGGCTGAGGAGATCAGCTCCAACCGCCGGATGAACACCCTGACTCTAAACCGGCACACAGAAATCCTGGAAATCCTGGAGATTCCTCAGCTAATGGATACCTGTGTCCGGAACAGCTATTATGAAGAGGCCCTGGAGCTCGCGGCCTATGTACGCCGACTGGAAAGGAAGTACTCCTCCATCCCTGTCATCCAG GGCATTGTGAACGAAGTGCGCCAGTCCATGCAGCTGATGCTGAGCCAGCTGATCCAGCAACTAAGGACCaacatccagctccctgcctgcctccGTGTCATTGGCTTCCTGCGGTGCATGGATATCTTCACAGAGGCTGAGTTGAGGGTGAAGTTTCTTCAGGCCCGAGATGCTTGGCTCCGTTCCATCCTGACTGCCATCCCCAATGATGATCCCTATTTCCACATCACAAAAACCATTGAGGCCTGCCGTGTCCATCTGTTCGATATCATCACTCAGTACCGTGCCATATTCTCAGACGAGGACCCATTGTTGCCCCCTGTCTCAAGCGAGCACACTGTGGATGAGAGTGCCATCTTCTATGGCTGGGTGCTACAGAGAGTGTCACAATTCCTGCAGGTGCTGGAGACCGACCTTCACAGGGGGATAGGTGGTCGTCTAGACTCTCTGCTGGGTCAGTGCATGTACTTTGGGCTGTCCTTCAGCCGGGTGGGGGTTGATTTCCGGGGCCAGTTGGCTCCTGTTTTCCAGCGGGTAGCCATCAGCACTTTTCAGAAGGCAATTCAGGAGGCAGTGGAGAAGTTCCAGGATGAAATGAATTCCTACACCCTCATCTCCGCTCCCGCCATCCTGGGCAGCAGTAACCTGCCTGCTGCCGTGCCAGTCACTCAGCCGGGGACCCTGCAGCCACCCATGGTGCTCTTAGACTTCCCACCCCTTGCCTGCTTCCTCAACAATATTCTGGTTGCCTTCAATGATCTGCGCCTCTGCTGCCCTGTGGCCCTGGCACAGGATGTGACGAGGGTCCTGGAGGATGCCCTTGCCAAG GTAACCAAAGTGATCCTGGCCTTTCACCGGGCAGAAGAGGCTGCTTTCAGCACCGGGGAGCAGGAGCTCTTTGTCCAGTTCTGCACTGTCTTCCTGGAAGACCTTGTTCCTTATTTAAATCGCTGTCTCCAAGTCCTTTTTCCACCAGCTCAAATAGCACAGACCTTAg GGCTGGACCCCAAAGGGGAGCAGGTGGTGTGGCAGGCGAGCGGATGGGCAGCCCGTATCATCCAGCACGAGATGGACCACTTGCAGGGCTGCCTGTTCATTGACAAAATGGACAGCAAGACATTTACAAACATCCACTGGATGGAGGTGAATGATTAA
- the COG8 gene encoding conserved oligomeric Golgi complex subunit 8 isoform X4 has protein sequence MAAPATVASPATASAAAAALGEVEDEGLLASLFRDRFPEAQWRERPDVGRYLRELSGSGLERLRREPERLAEERAQLLQQTRDLAFANYKTFIRGAECTERIHRLFGDVESSLGRLLGRLPSFQQSCRNFVKEAEEISSNRRMNTLTLNRHTEILEILEIPQLMDTCVRNSYYEEALELAAYVRRLERKYSSIPVIQGIVNEVRQSMQLMLSQLIQQLRTNIQLPACLRVIGFLRCMDIFTEAELRVKFLQARDAWLRSILTAIPNDDPYFHITKTIEACRVHLFDIITQYRAIFSDEDPLLPPVSSEHTVDESAIFYGWVLQRVSQFLQVLETDLHRGIGGRLDSLLGQCMYFGLSFSRVGVDFRGQLAPVFQRVAISTFQKAIQEAVEKFQDEMNSYTLISAPAILGSSNLPAAVPVTQPGTLQPPMVLLDFPPLACFLNNILVAFNDLRLCCPVALAQDVTRVLEDALAKGWTPKGSRWCGRRADGQPVSSSTRWTTCRAACSLTKWTARHLQTSTGWR, from the exons ATGGCGGCGCCGGCCACGGTCGCTTCGCCCGCCACGGCCTCGGCCGCCGCAGCGGCTCTCGGGGAGGTGGAGGATGAGGGGCTCCTGGCGTCGCTGTTCCGGGACCGCTTCCCCGAGGCCCAGTGGCGGGAGCGCCCCGACGTGGGCCGCTACCTCCGGGAGTTGAGCGGCTCGGGGCTGGAGCGGCTGAGGCGCGAGCCCGAGCGCCTGGCGGAGGAGCGAGCGCAGCTGCTGCAGCAGACGCGCGACCTGGCCTTCGCCAACTACAAGACCTTCATCCGCGGCGCCGAGTGCACCGAGCGCATCCACCGCCTCTTCGGCGACGTGGAGTCGTCCCTCGGCCGCCTGCTCGGCCGCCTGCCCAGCTTCCAGCAGAGCTGCAG AAACTTTGTGAAAGAGGCTGAGGAGATCAGCTCCAACCGCCGGATGAACACCCTGACTCTAAACCGGCACACAGAAATCCTGGAAATCCTGGAGATTCCTCAGCTAATGGATACCTGTGTCCGGAACAGCTATTATGAAGAGGCCCTGGAGCTCGCGGCCTATGTACGCCGACTGGAAAGGAAGTACTCCTCCATCCCTGTCATCCAG GGCATTGTGAACGAAGTGCGCCAGTCCATGCAGCTGATGCTGAGCCAGCTGATCCAGCAACTAAGGACCaacatccagctccctgcctgcctccGTGTCATTGGCTTCCTGCGGTGCATGGATATCTTCACAGAGGCTGAGTTGAGGGTGAAGTTTCTTCAGGCCCGAGATGCTTGGCTCCGTTCCATCCTGACTGCCATCCCCAATGATGATCCCTATTTCCACATCACAAAAACCATTGAGGCCTGCCGTGTCCATCTGTTCGATATCATCACTCAGTACCGTGCCATATTCTCAGACGAGGACCCATTGTTGCCCCCTGTCTCAAGCGAGCACACTGTGGATGAGAGTGCCATCTTCTATGGCTGGGTGCTACAGAGAGTGTCACAATTCCTGCAGGTGCTGGAGACCGACCTTCACAGGGGGATAGGTGGTCGTCTAGACTCTCTGCTGGGTCAGTGCATGTACTTTGGGCTGTCCTTCAGCCGGGTGGGGGTTGATTTCCGGGGCCAGTTGGCTCCTGTTTTCCAGCGGGTAGCCATCAGCACTTTTCAGAAGGCAATTCAGGAGGCAGTGGAGAAGTTCCAGGATGAAATGAATTCCTACACCCTCATCTCCGCTCCCGCCATCCTGGGCAGCAGTAACCTGCCTGCTGCCGTGCCAGTCACTCAGCCGGGGACCCTGCAGCCACCCATGGTGCTCTTAGACTTCCCACCCCTTGCCTGCTTCCTCAACAATATTCTGGTTGCCTTCAATGATCTGCGCCTCTGCTGCCCTGTGGCCCTGGCACAGGATGTGACGAGGGTCCTGGAGGATGCCCTTGCCAAG GGCTGGACCCCAAAGGGGAGCAGGTGGTGTGGCAGGCGAGCGGATGGGCAGCCCGTATCATCCAGCACGAGATGGACCACTTGCAGGGCTGCCTGTTCATTGACAAAATGGACAGCAAGACATTTACAAACATCCACTGGATGGAGGTGA
- the COG8 gene encoding conserved oligomeric Golgi complex subunit 8 isoform X1, producing the protein MAAPATVASPATASAAAAALGEVEDEGLLASLFRDRFPEAQWRERPDVGRYLRELSGSGLERLRREPERLAEERAQLLQQTRDLAFANYKTFIRGAECTERIHRLFGDVESSLGRLLGRLPSFQQSCRNFVKEAEEISSNRRMNTLTLNRHTEILEILEIPQLMDTCVRNSYYEEALELAAYVRRLERKYSSIPVIQGIVNEVRQSMQLMLSQLIQQLRTNIQLPACLRVIGFLRCMDIFTEAELRVKFLQARDAWLRSILTAIPNDDPYFHITKTIEACRVHLFDIITQYRAIFSDEDPLLPPVSSEHTVDESAIFYGWVLQRVSQFLQVLETDLHRGIGGRLDSLLGQCMYFGLSFSRVGVDFRGQLAPVFQRVAISTFQKAIQEAVEKFQDEMNSYTLISAPAILGSSNLPAAVPVTQPGTLQPPMVLLDFPPLACFLNNILVAFNDLRLCCPVALAQDVTRVLEDALAKVTKVILAFHRAEEAAFSTGEQELFVQFCTVFLEDLVPYLNRCLQVLFPPAQIAQTLGVPPAQLSKYGNLGHVNLAAVQEPLAFLLPKRELVLCLEDKELVPAPPAESGLGPEATAAGCGHPDGAQEPAGSAEAPDGDTSPAPQPPAASAGR; encoded by the exons ATGGCGGCGCCGGCCACGGTCGCTTCGCCCGCCACGGCCTCGGCCGCCGCAGCGGCTCTCGGGGAGGTGGAGGATGAGGGGCTCCTGGCGTCGCTGTTCCGGGACCGCTTCCCCGAGGCCCAGTGGCGGGAGCGCCCCGACGTGGGCCGCTACCTCCGGGAGTTGAGCGGCTCGGGGCTGGAGCGGCTGAGGCGCGAGCCCGAGCGCCTGGCGGAGGAGCGAGCGCAGCTGCTGCAGCAGACGCGCGACCTGGCCTTCGCCAACTACAAGACCTTCATCCGCGGCGCCGAGTGCACCGAGCGCATCCACCGCCTCTTCGGCGACGTGGAGTCGTCCCTCGGCCGCCTGCTCGGCCGCCTGCCCAGCTTCCAGCAGAGCTGCAG AAACTTTGTGAAAGAGGCTGAGGAGATCAGCTCCAACCGCCGGATGAACACCCTGACTCTAAACCGGCACACAGAAATCCTGGAAATCCTGGAGATTCCTCAGCTAATGGATACCTGTGTCCGGAACAGCTATTATGAAGAGGCCCTGGAGCTCGCGGCCTATGTACGCCGACTGGAAAGGAAGTACTCCTCCATCCCTGTCATCCAG GGCATTGTGAACGAAGTGCGCCAGTCCATGCAGCTGATGCTGAGCCAGCTGATCCAGCAACTAAGGACCaacatccagctccctgcctgcctccGTGTCATTGGCTTCCTGCGGTGCATGGATATCTTCACAGAGGCTGAGTTGAGGGTGAAGTTTCTTCAGGCCCGAGATGCTTGGCTCCGTTCCATCCTGACTGCCATCCCCAATGATGATCCCTATTTCCACATCACAAAAACCATTGAGGCCTGCCGTGTCCATCTGTTCGATATCATCACTCAGTACCGTGCCATATTCTCAGACGAGGACCCATTGTTGCCCCCTGTCTCAAGCGAGCACACTGTGGATGAGAGTGCCATCTTCTATGGCTGGGTGCTACAGAGAGTGTCACAATTCCTGCAGGTGCTGGAGACCGACCTTCACAGGGGGATAGGTGGTCGTCTAGACTCTCTGCTGGGTCAGTGCATGTACTTTGGGCTGTCCTTCAGCCGGGTGGGGGTTGATTTCCGGGGCCAGTTGGCTCCTGTTTTCCAGCGGGTAGCCATCAGCACTTTTCAGAAGGCAATTCAGGAGGCAGTGGAGAAGTTCCAGGATGAAATGAATTCCTACACCCTCATCTCCGCTCCCGCCATCCTGGGCAGCAGTAACCTGCCTGCTGCCGTGCCAGTCACTCAGCCGGGGACCCTGCAGCCACCCATGGTGCTCTTAGACTTCCCACCCCTTGCCTGCTTCCTCAACAATATTCTGGTTGCCTTCAATGATCTGCGCCTCTGCTGCCCTGTGGCCCTGGCACAGGATGTGACGAGGGTCCTGGAGGATGCCCTTGCCAAG GTAACCAAAGTGATCCTGGCCTTTCACCGGGCAGAAGAGGCTGCTTTCAGCACCGGGGAGCAGGAGCTCTTTGTCCAGTTCTGCACTGTCTTCCTGGAAGACCTTGTTCCTTATTTAAATCGCTGTCTCCAAGTCCTTTTTCCACCAGCTCAAATAGCACAGACCTTAg GCGTTCCACCCGCTCAGCTCTCCAAGTACGGAAACCTTGGACACGTGAACCTCGCCGCAGTCCAGGAGCCTCTGGCCTTCCTCCTGCCGAAGAGAGAGCTGGTCCTCTGTCTGGAGGACAAGGAGCTGGTGCCGGCGCCCCCCGCCGAGTCGGGCCTGGGCCCGGAGGCCACGGCCGCAGGGTGCGGTCACCCTGACGGTGCGCAGGAGCCCGCGGGCTCGGCGGAGGCGCCTGACGGGGACACCTCAcccgcgccccagccccccgCGGCGTCCGCGGGGAGGTGA
- the COG8 gene encoding conserved oligomeric Golgi complex subunit 8 isoform X2: MGPGLLLGLLRARAPPWAWGAARGGGRACSSAPARDGLEGPARQRSYWRYVRRLVRGAPEPPYPHVCQVGDPALRTVAAPVEPAQLAGPQLQRLVQRLVQVMRRRHCVGLSAPQLGVPLQVLAFEFPEALFRACAPRLRETRQMEPFPLRVVVNPSLRVLDSRRVTFPEGCESVAGFLACVPRFQAVQISGLDPKGEQVVWQASGWAARIIQHEMDHLQGCLFIDKMDSKTFTNIHWMEVND, encoded by the exons ATGGGGCCCGggctgctgctggggctgctgcgGGCGCGGGCCCCGCCGTGGGCCTGGGGAGCGgcgcgcggcggcggccgggcctgCAGCTCCGCGCCCGCCCGGGACGGCCTCGAGGGTCCGGCGCGCCAGCGGTCGTACTGGCGCTACGTGCGCCGCCTGGTGCGGGGCGCGCCCGAGCCGCCGTACCCACACGTGTGCCAGGTCGGGGACCCGGCGCTGCGGACCGTGGCGGCCCCGGTGGAGCCGGCGCAGCTGGCGGGCCCCCAACTGCAGCGGCTGGTGCAGAGGCTGGTCCAGGTGATGCGGCGCCGGCACTGCGTGGGCCTGAGCGCCCCCCAGCTCGGGGTGCCGCTGCAGGTGCTGGCCTTCGAGTTCCCCGAGGCGCTCTTCCGCGCCTGCGCGCCGCGCCTCCGCGAGACCCGCCAGATGGAGCCCTTCCCCCTGCGCGTGGTGGTGAACCCCAGCCTGCGGGTGCTGGACAGCCGCCGGGTCACCTTCCCTGAGGGCTGCGAGAGCGTCGCCGGCTTCCTGGCCTGCGTACCCCGCTTCCAGGCCGTGCAGATCTCAG GGCTGGACCCCAAAGGGGAGCAGGTGGTGTGGCAGGCGAGCGGATGGGCAGCCCGTATCATCCAGCACGAGATGGACCACTTGCAGGGCTGCCTGTTCATTGACAAAATGGACAGCAAGACATTTACAAACATCCACTGGATGGAGGTGAATGATTAA
- the NIP7 gene encoding 60S ribosome subunit biogenesis protein NIP7 homolog isoform X3, whose product MRPLTEEETRVMFEKMAKYIGENLQLLVDRPDGTYCFRLHNDRVYYVSEKILKLAANISGDKLVSLGTCFGKFTKSHRFRLHITALDYLAPYAKYKVWIKPGAEQSFLYGNHVLKSGLGRITENTCQYQGVVVYSMADVPLTICTDHSENLLFLL is encoded by the exons ATGCGGCCTCTGACTGAAGAGGAGACCCGCGTGATGTTTGAGAAGATGGCGAAATA CATCGGCGAGAACCTCCAGCTGCTGGTGGACAGGCCGGACGGCACCTACTGTTTCAGGCTGCACAACGACCGGGTGTACTACGTGAG TGAGAAGATCCTGAAGTTGGCCGCCAACATCTCCGGGGACAAGCTGGTGTCGCTGGGGACCTGCTTCGGGAAATTCACCAAGAGTCACAGATTCCGGTTGCACATCACAGCCCTGGATTACCTCGCACCCTATGCCAAG tatAAAGTGTGGATAAAGCCTGGAGCAGAGCAGTCTTTCCTGTATGGGAACCATGTGTTGAAATCGGGACTGGGTCGAATCACTGAAAATACTTGCCAGTACCAGGGAGTGGTGGTGTACTCCATGGCAGACGTCCCTTTG
- the NIP7 gene encoding 60S ribosome subunit biogenesis protein NIP7 homolog isoform X2, with the protein MRPLTEEETRVMFEKMAKYIGENLQLLVDRPDGTYCFRLHNDRVYYVSEKILKLAANISGDKLVSLGTCFGKFTKSHRFRLHITALDYLAPYAKYKVWIKPGAEQSFLYGNHVLKSGLGRITENTCQYQGVVVYSMADVPLGFGVAAKSTQDCRKVDPMAIVVFHQADIGEYVRHEETLT; encoded by the exons ATGCGGCCTCTGACTGAAGAGGAGACCCGCGTGATGTTTGAGAAGATGGCGAAATA CATCGGCGAGAACCTCCAGCTGCTGGTGGACAGGCCGGACGGCACCTACTGTTTCAGGCTGCACAACGACCGGGTGTACTACGTGAG TGAGAAGATCCTGAAGTTGGCCGCCAACATCTCCGGGGACAAGCTGGTGTCGCTGGGGACCTGCTTCGGGAAATTCACCAAGAGTCACAGATTCCGGTTGCACATCACAGCCCTGGATTACCTCGCACCCTATGCCAAG tatAAAGTGTGGATAAAGCCTGGAGCAGAGCAGTCTTTCCTGTATGGGAACCATGTGTTGAAATCGGGACTGGGTCGAATCACTGAAAATACTTGCCAGTACCAGGGAGTGGTGGTGTACTCCATGGCAGACGTCCCTTTG GGTTTTGGGGTGGCAGCAAAGTCTACACAAGACTGCAGGAAAGTAGACCCCATGGCGATTGTGGTATTTCATCAAGCAGACATTGGGGAATATGTGCGGCATGAAGAGACATTGACTTAA
- the TMED6 gene encoding transmembrane emp24 domain-containing protein 6 isoform X2, producing the protein MFPLLFGAGLVVLNLVTSARSQKTEPLSGSGDQLLFDGADRSDFAIMIPPGGTECFWQFARQTGYFYFSYEVQRTVGMSHDRHVAATAHTPQGFLIDSSQNVRGQINFSTKETVYLNFGVFYEGPEMDHKQKNERKRLNDTLDAIEESTWKVQNNIFHMWRYYNFARMRKMADFFLLQSNYNYVNWWSTAQSLVIVLSGILQLYFLKRLFNVPKTTDTKKPRC; encoded by the exons ATGTTCCCCTTGCTTTTTGGAGCTGGACTGGTAGTTTTGAACCTAGTGACTTCTGCTAGGAGCCAGAAGACAGAACCCCTCAGTGGCTCTGGGGACCAGCTGCTTTTTGATGGAGCGGATAGATCTGACTTTGCCATCATGATCCCTCCAGGAGGCACAGAATGCTTCTGGCAATTTGCCCGCCAGACTGGCTATTTCTATTTCAGTTATGAG GTGCAGCGGACAGTGGGAATGTCACATGACCGGCATGTTGCTGCCACTGCACATACGCCACAGGGTTTCCTCATAGACTCCTCTCAGAATGTTCGGGGCCAGATTAACTTCTCTACCAAAGAGACAG TGTACCTCAATTTTGGAGTCTTCTATGAGGGGCCTGAAATGGACCACaaacagaagaatgaaagaaagcgACTGAATGATACTCTGGATGCAATTGAG GAGAGTACATGGAAGGTGCAGAACAATATCTTTCACATGTGGCGATACTACAACTTTGCGCGCATGAGGAAAATGGCtgactttttccttctccaatcaAACTATAACTATGTGAACTGGTGGTCAACAGCTCAGAGCCTTGTTATTGTTCTTTCTGGAATCCTGCAGCTGTATTTCTTAAAGCGTCTCTTCAATGTCCCAAAGACTACAGACACAAAAAAGCCAAGATGCTAA
- the NIP7 gene encoding 60S ribosome subunit biogenesis protein NIP7 homolog isoform X4 yields MRPLTEEETRVMFEKMAKYIGENLQLLVDRPDGTYCFRLHNDRVYYVSEKILKLAANISGDKLVSLGTCFGKFTKSHRFRLHITALDYLAPYAKYKVWIKPGAEQSFLYGNHVLKSGLGRITENTCQYQGVVVYSMADVPLCLFF; encoded by the exons ATGCGGCCTCTGACTGAAGAGGAGACCCGCGTGATGTTTGAGAAGATGGCGAAATA CATCGGCGAGAACCTCCAGCTGCTGGTGGACAGGCCGGACGGCACCTACTGTTTCAGGCTGCACAACGACCGGGTGTACTACGTGAG TGAGAAGATCCTGAAGTTGGCCGCCAACATCTCCGGGGACAAGCTGGTGTCGCTGGGGACCTGCTTCGGGAAATTCACCAAGAGTCACAGATTCCGGTTGCACATCACAGCCCTGGATTACCTCGCACCCTATGCCAAG tatAAAGTGTGGATAAAGCCTGGAGCAGAGCAGTCTTTCCTGTATGGGAACCATGTGTTGAAATCGGGACTGGGTCGAATCACTGAAAATACTTGCCAGTACCAGGGAGTGGTGGTGTACTCCATGGCAGACGTCCCTTTG TGTCTCTTCTTTTGA